TAAGAATATTCTGCTCCACTCAGCAATTCTGAACTTGTTCAATCAAGCATACAATCAACAATCTTTCTTCCTGTAGCAAATATTATTCCTTGAATCTGTCCTAGAATGAGGAAGGTATTGTGAATatcttcattttccctttgtctctccACCCCATCCCACTCCAAATGTCTCTAAAAGCACTAGGTCAGTGGCTATTTTCTTTCCCACAGGCGGATGTTCCCCTCTGTTCGAGTCAAAGTGAAAGGGCTGGACCCAGGGAAGAAATACTATGTGGCCATCGACGTGGTGCCAGTAGATTCCAAGCGTTATAGGTAACCAGGCCAAAAGAAGGATACCCCAGACCAAGTCTGGGAATGAGGATACCTGAGAATGTTATATGGAAAACTCTACCATGGGGGGGGGAGATGAAATTGCTCTCCTGTGGACTTTGGGAGTTGAAATGGAGGTTCAGACTGAAAGGAGCAGTCTTGCTCCTCTTTCCTCTCACTCCTGGAGCAGATGCCAGTTTGTGTTTCAATGTACTCCACACCCTTTGCCTACCCACCGCTCTGGCCTTGGTTGCGCCAACTGCAGAGGGTATGGACTCAGGCAGTTAAGAGGGAAGTTGTTTGAAGGAATTTAGAGAGAAGTGACTGTGCTTCTGGGGCTGCACTGGGCTCTGGGTTGTGCTACTTTGGCATCAGGGTCCTGGAGTGATGTTCTGATTTATCATCTAATGCTAATTTAACAGTTATCATATTTAGGTgtatcatttcttccttctttagctTCTCTTCTGAAGTGCAGCTGGGTCCTAGAAATTATAACCTTTCTTTTTGAATCAGGCTCTCTACATAGAGCAGGCTAATAGTGTTCAAATTGATCTAATGCCAGGAAGTCTTCCGGGGGTAGCATTCCAGACATGCAGCTATGCCAGCACTTTGACTTAGAGGCTATGGGGTTTTGCAGGAGCCACTCTTACTCAGGCTGTGAACATTCCACTGAAGTAGATATCTAGCCTTTCTAAGAGAGAGCCCACATGATGCCCAGGGCTGGATTtgaggggcaaagagaaaacacagCTCAAGAGCCTACTGGAGCTGCAGTTTGTAAATAGAACAAGTGGCTTGCTTCTCACATTTGAGCTGGCTTGGGAATGCAGTGCACAGTTGAGTGGTTGATATTCGAAATGGTGAAAATCAGCCCTGAGGCCTCATGGACTAGAGTTGCAGGTGGTGTTCTGATGTGAAGCCTTGTTGGTGAAAGGGCTTTGAGGGCCACTGACCAAGGTGGAGGTGGATTGGACAGACACCTTATGctatcttttgctctttttctgacTCTGATGCTTCTGGCTAGAGCCATGAGGGTTTTTAAACTGACTCTGCACAGCAGAGTAGATTAGATCAATTTCTGTGGTTGTTTCCGTGAGGAAATACAAACCAGACTCTGAAATCCCATGATGTTATACTTGCCCTGGAACTTCATTACATTTTAATGGCATATGTTTGTATATGGTTTGCTTTTTGTCTCTGAACGCCCTTTGGAAATCAAGTTGGATCTTCTACTTTGGGATTAGGAGGCAAACCTTGGCCAGTGTCATTAGGACTAGATCCAGCAGGCTTCCTCCCATGCACCTGGCTTTGACCCATTGCACCTAAAGCCACTCTCTGCTTTTTTAGGTATGTGTACCACAGCTCACAGTGGATGGTAGCTGGGAATACAGACCACTCATGCATTACTCCCAGGTTCTATGTTCACCCGGACTCGCCCTGCTCTGGAGACACCTGGATGCGGCAGATCATCAGCTTTGATCACTTGAAACTCACCAACAATGAGATGGATGACAAAGGCCATGTAAGTGTTTGAAATCCTTTGTCTTGAGGAGGGGATGGAGGTGTCAAGGCATCATCAGCCTGCATGTCACCCTGGAGAGGTGTAGAATGCTTCTCCCATGTGGTCTTTAGGAACTGTTCAGGTTCTGGGCTTGTGATCAAAGTAGCTCCTATGACCTTTGTTTGGCATCTGAGAgtgctgggggctgggaagggtgAATGAAAGGAGtttgaagatcaaatgagatttGTTTAAGACATAAATCCTGGTCTGGGAGTGTGGGAGGGAATGCACTTTGTGGAGCTCTCTTGCATCTCAGACTCCAGGGCAATCACTGTGGGCTCTGATTGCCTTCTCCTAGATGAGCACCTTCTATCTGGCATGGTATGACAGAAATCCCCTCCACAACTCACTTGTGAAAGAGGTTATTTACAGGTTACCTGGATCTGAGTCTTATTCTCATatgcctcctccccctgccatgCCTGGCCTTGCCCTGGGCCAGCCACAGATAAAGAGAGGGAGGTCCCCAGTATTAAGAGGTAGGGTATGTCCTGTGGCTGCCCTTCAGTTAACATAAGCCCAGGGAACTTCTAGCAGGCAGTCAGATCCAGGGGACATCACATAGTTGTCCACACTTAGAAGCAAGAAAGTGTCTCATCTGGAAATGGAATCATGGCTGCCTATTTTTGCTGTGATACTCCTATCTGGAAACCTCTTAGCCCTGAGCATGTCTGTCCAGAACTAAGTGTCAAAGAAAGGTCCCCGTGTGTGGCTAACCTATCCTTTCTGGTTTAGCCTCATTTTTGCATGTGGGCATGTTGGGGGTGCCAATGAAAGGAAACCAGTGTTGTAGAGGGGAAGCCACTTTCTAGGCAAACATTTGATGATTTCTCCTCCAGATCATTCTGCAATCCATGCATAAGTACAAGCCCCGTGTGCATGTGATGGAACAGGACAGCAATGTTGACCTGTCCAGGATTCAGTCCCTACCCACTGAAGGGGTTAAAACATTCTTCTTTAAAGAAACAGAGTTCACCACAGTGACAGCTTACCAAAACCAGCAGGTAAGGAcaacttgatcccaggaaagCAGGGCTGGCTCCAGAGTGACTTTCTGGATGGCGGCAAGCTGCACTATATGGATTGAATTttctataactaaaaaaaattatagtcatATTGCATTGTCATCAAAGCAAATTTGATTATGAATTGtgtggaaaaggagaaggagaaaggaaagcagaacaAAGTACCAGGGGAGAAAGGAGGTAACCATTCCAAATTCAACTTAACAATATGCTTGTATTAATTGAATGTGCCATATTACACATTAAagtgttttttggttgttgtaaccattaaaaacaatggtgattgggagggagacaaaccataaatgactcttaatctcacaaaacaaactgggggttgctggggggaggtgggattgggagagggggagcgggctatggacattggggaggggaggcgaaccataagagactatgtactctgaaaaacaacctgagggttttgaagggtcaggggtgggaggttggggcaacctgagggttttgaagggtcaggggtgggaggttgggggaacaggtggtgggtaatggggagggcacgttttgcatggagcactgggtgttgtgcaaaaagaatgaatactgttacactgaaaaaataaataaaatgaaaaaaaaaaaagaaataaaaatatctgcaaaaaaaaaaaaaacaatggtgaGTGTTATTACTGAGGGTACTgactttatctttatctttttcttaatctATAGATTACCAAACTGAAAATAGACAGGAATCCTTTTGCTAAAGGATTTAGAGATCCTGGAAGAAGTAGGTAAGCAACATAACAATCATATCTAATATTTATATAGCACTTTCCACAAGTATTACAGATAAGATAACTGTGGCTCAGAGACTCTGAGGCCCTAAGTTTTGTAACTGGTAGGTCGTAGGAAAAGAATGTAGTGTTTTGTCTCTAAAATCTtgcctcctctttttctctcccaaaccACTTCTaagattatcatatgatctccctgatatgaggaatttgagaggcagagtagggggtttgcagggtagggaaggaaaaatgaaacaagatgggatccagagggagacaaactgtaagagactctcaatctcacaaaatagagggttgctggggggaggggcttagggagagggtagttgccttatggtcattggggagggtatgtgatatggtgagtgctgtgaagtgtgtaagcctgaggattcccgacctgtacccctggggcaaataatatattatatattcattagaataattaaaacaaagataTCACTTATTCTAGATCCCTGGGGGTTTTATTCAGGGAATTATTACTGTAAATTTTATTCAGCAGTCTAactataaaagaattatatttcaGATATTGACCCCTAAAAACTGTATTAAGATAACTTAAAAGTTTACATTAATCATTATTTTCAGGAATTGAATTCTGGACTTGCTGAAAGTTGAATCTATTTTTCAGGGATGTATTGGATAGACTTTTAGAGATCTACCCATGGAGGCCTTCTGCCACTCTGGATTTTAAAACTTTTGGTGCAGACACACAATGTAAGAAAAGTTTTATTaatgtttacttttaaatgttaatgAAGTGACAACAGTCAGAACCTCTGTAGTAAATATTACACAAGGGGATAAGTTCCTGCTAGAGAATGTGGGTTTACAAGAAAGTTGGTTTATATTTAACTTGATGAGGAAGTAAGAGGCAAAAAGAGGGGGGAACTGgcatgaaggaaaagaacagagccACGGTAATGGTGGATTTATTGACTTCAGTCTTCTTAAGTTATCATATACCCTGAGATCTCCAAATCTCACCTGGATTCTTCAGCAACTCACTATCTCACATTCTTTGGAATCTGCCTGTGGTACATGTGTGGCCTTACTTGCAAATACATTAGATATCGAAATAAATATGTTTCTCATAAACTTTCCACACATGTTAAAATGACATCCATTAAATTTTACCATCACTTAGTTCTAATTTCCCTTTTACTTTaagtaaggaaaataaatgttgaaagaaCACTAAGTCATCACAATTAGTTTGCCACAAGCATTAAAAATGTTTGCAaggtatttttttctcatgtagtGCATTACatgattaaataataataacaattagaCAATGCAAGCTTTCTGGTAGAAGAATGTATACCTTCATGTCTCtggttttaataataaataaaagagtatttgcaaacaacatataattattttactgattttgtttttattaaatttgtcTTAGGACATTAATGCAAGTTTATACTACTGGAGAAAATCATCAACATTATATTTAGGTTGAACTTTATATACTACTATAACATTGAAAACAGATAAAGTCTAATAATTATTTGGTAAAATACTTTATTGGATTGATTGTGTTAATTTGGTTTACAAAGTTGCATAGAAAAATATGAACACTTTAACTAACAGTATCTAGGCAGCATGCTTTTAAAATATCCAGGTCAACATGAAGtgcactaaaacaaaacaaaacaaacaaacaaaaatctaacaATGATCATTAACTCATTAATTGataatttaaaatgcagttttctTAATTACTTAAATGTCCAGATTGCTCTCAAGTTCCAAAGAAAAggggtacatttttaaaatgacttaatatttaattataaaagacATTTGCCACCTTGTTAATAAAGAATTAGGCTATGCCTACACAAAATAGTGAAGAAAAAcaacagacatacacacacacaagaaaccaTCAAGTttagtcaaaattttaaaattcaaacatgAAAATAAGTTGGAAAGTCTAGATTTTCATGGAACTTATAATTATCCCTAACTTTAGTAGATGTTAGGCAAACATAAAAGATCACTTGACATTATTATGaacttctcatttttattttttaactaaaaattatctttaacaaGTGCACTTAAATGTTAGTTTATAAAGATTATTTTCATGTGCTCCAATATTTTTATCAGACTGAAGCTTTTTATTGAATCCCAACCAATTTGTTCAATTTAATCAAATActcatttttgtaaatttttaaaaacatttttttaatttgttagatATAATTAGCACTGGTACTATTTATTTAGGCATCTTttgtaattaattatataaatgtCCAAGTGCCTAGCACAGTTCTTGTGCATAGAGAATGCTCAATACATAATACGTAATTGTAGTGCTAAAAGTAATAATGGTACTTGTAAAGGTATCGTTTTCAACTTTGATCAGAGGAATGAGCATATTCTTTCCCAAAGAAGTTAGAAGTTAGAAGAACTGTGAACTTGGGAAAAGAATGAAGCAGAATATTTATAGTCCTTAGTACTCATTCATTAGTAACATCAAGTTTATTGTTCATTGACTGAATTATTATTCACAGGTGGAAGCAGTGGCTCATCTCCAGTGACCTCTAGTGGAGGGGCTCCCTCTCCTCTGAACTCCTTGCTTTTTCCAACTTGCTCTTTGCCTACATTTCACTTACCTACAGGTTCCCTTGGAATGCCCTGTCCAGAGGTGTATCTGCACAATATCAACCTGCCCCTTTGCTACAAGATTTGCCCAACTAATTTTTGGCAACACCAGCCCTTTATCTTGCCTTCTCCTGAAAGACTAGCAAGCAGCAACAGTTCTCAGTGTTTAGCCCCACTCATGATAGAAGTTTCCATGTTATCTTCTCTGGGGATCACCAATTCAAAAAAAGGTTCATTTCAAGACTTAAGTGAGCAGTGTCTACAGGCACCTAATTCTTCCAATCAAATGTTGTATGGATTACAGGCACCTGGAATTTTATCACCAAACCCCATTGCCCAGGAAACAATTAGTTGTTGTTTCCATCCTTCCTATGGTTTTTATAGGTACAATTTCTCACTGCCATCTAGACTGGTAAATGCTGCCAACCATCTCAAAGTCAAAGTGAATGACAATAACCAAGTTTCTTTTAGAGAAGGCAAATGCAGCCATGCTCATTGGTACCCAACAATCCATCATTGCCTATAAGGGAATAATCACATTCCTAAAACAATTACACataaacatgtattttctttatttgtagcCAAAGAAAGGTCAAGAGCTTTTgggttttaaaagttttattatcAGAGGTATATCTGTTATGCATTTAAAGTGCCTTGTCAGATGTTCATAAGAGGTTGCTATAGGTCAAATATGACCTGAAACAACCTCTGATTACAGTGGTCTTGGGCCTCAAAATAagatagtcaataaatattatttgatgaGATAGACTATGGGTGAAAATTGACTCCAGATGAAGCCTTTAATTACAGTGAAGTCAGTTTACCATGTCAACTGCCTCTTACATATTGATAATGACCAAAAGAAGTTGAATTTAATTCCTGTGAAAGCAGCGAAACAATTTTAGTTTTATGTATGAAAATTATATTCATTGTAATTCTTAGTAAATGTAGAAAAATCATTGCCTTATACTCTTATTCTTTACTGTTGGAGAAGCTTCTAATCTCAATTCTAAGTTACAAATAAGGACAGAAATTTTCAAATAGTAATTGTTGCAGCCTAAAGATCATTTAATCCTGAATGAAAACaaagtttaaatgaaaaacaaagtattctaaataaatttgatctttcatttctttttattttttggatcaTTCCCAGGTGaagcttatttacttattcttttaaCAAACCTGGTTTTTGTACAGTTTGCAAAAACAAATTATTGTTAATTCCACTCTTGTGAGTCAGTTATGGTAAATTGGACTAGACAAAAAGTAGCataaatgagatttttattttagtttatgaAGTTGAAATGTTTCCTTTCACTTGGTCCtaaattttctggaaaaatttgTTAAGtatattggggtacctgggtggctttgtgggttaagcctctgccttcagctcaggtcatgatgtcagggtcctgggatcaagccctg
This region of Meles meles chromosome X, mMelMel3.1 paternal haplotype, whole genome shotgun sequence genomic DNA includes:
- the TBX22 gene encoding T-box transcription factor TBX22: MALSSRALAFSVEALVLRPRKRKLQDPREETQSELLEKEGGEEEERKSRAAREKSQQSEKRPKTEPSATSFSGYSSSDSDNNSCKNLEEKDAIQVELQGSELWKRFHDIGTEMIITKAGRRMFPSVRVKVKGLDPGKKYYVAIDVVPVDSKRYRYVYHSSQWMVAGNTDHSCITPRFYVHPDSPCSGDTWMRQIISFDHLKLTNNEMDDKGHIILQSMHKYKPRVHVMEQDSNVDLSRIQSLPTEGVKTFFFKETEFTTVTAYQNQQITKLKIDRNPFAKGFRDPGRSRDVLDRLLEIYPWRPSATLDFKTFGADTQCGSSGSSPVTSSGGAPSPLNSLLFPTCSLPTFHLPTGSLGMPCPEVYLHNINLPLCYKICPTNFWQHQPFILPSPERLASSNSSQCLAPLMIEVSMLSSLGITNSKKGSFQDLSEQCLQAPNSSNQMLYGLQAPGILSPNPIAQETISCCFHPSYGFYRYNFSLPSRLVNAANHLKVKVNDNNQVSFREGKCSHAHWYPTIHHCL